In one Paenibacillus sp. JQZ6Y-1 genomic region, the following are encoded:
- a CDS encoding ABC transporter permease, with amino-acid sequence MTDYPKSIRAKGEKLRSATVPKESLWRRMRGQKQLMWMSLPIVLYVLVFSYYPIWGWTMAFQNYKPARDFLDQEWVGLKHFQFLFSDATFLTVLRNTLAMSVINMVLGFATAIVFAILLNEIKQRFFKRAIQTISYLPHFLSWIIVTGIVASSLSVEGGIVNIVLMKLGFISQPIMWLSIPEYFWGIVGASHVWKEVGWNAIIYLAAITSIDPSLYEAAEIDGANRYQKMLYVTLPGIKSIVIILMIMNIGWILEAGFEVQYLLGNGIVVDWSQTIDIFVLKYGLQVGNYSLATAAGIFKTIVSIALIFAANTIAKRFGEDRLI; translated from the coding sequence ATGACCGATTATCCGAAAAGCATCCGGGCGAAAGGAGAGAAGTTACGTTCTGCCACTGTGCCGAAGGAGAGCCTGTGGCGACGTATGCGCGGGCAAAAGCAGCTGATGTGGATGTCGCTGCCGATTGTATTGTATGTACTCGTCTTCTCGTATTATCCCATCTGGGGCTGGACGATGGCGTTTCAAAATTACAAGCCAGCTCGTGACTTTTTGGATCAGGAATGGGTGGGGCTGAAACATTTTCAATTTCTGTTCAGTGATGCGACCTTTTTGACTGTACTGCGCAATACGCTGGCGATGAGCGTGATCAATATGGTGCTAGGTTTTGCTACAGCGATCGTCTTCGCCATTTTGCTGAACGAGATCAAGCAGCGCTTTTTTAAACGGGCAATTCAGACCATTTCATATTTGCCGCATTTTCTATCGTGGATTATTGTAACAGGTATCGTTGCAAGCTCCTTATCAGTAGAGGGTGGTATCGTCAATATCGTACTGATGAAGCTGGGGTTCATCAGCCAACCGATCATGTGGCTCAGTATTCCAGAATACTTCTGGGGCATTGTCGGCGCTTCGCATGTCTGGAAAGAAGTGGGCTGGAACGCCATCATTTATTTGGCAGCCATTACTTCGATTGATCCGTCCTTGTACGAAGCAGCAGAGATTGACGGTGCTAATCGGTATCAGAAAATGCTGTATGTCACACTGCCCGGCATCAAGTCGATTGTAATCATCCTGATGATTATGAATATCGGCTGGATTTTGGAAGCAGGCTTTGAGGTGCAATATTTGCTCGGTAACGGTATCGTGGTGGACTGGTCACAGACCATCGACATTTTCGTATTGAAATACGGTCTTCAGGTGGGGAACTATTCTCTTGCTACCGCAGCCGGTATTTTTAAAACGATTGTCAGTATTGCACTCATATTTGCAGCCAATACCATCGCCAAGCGCTTTGGCGAAGACCGGCTGATTTAG
- a CDS encoding ABC transporter ATP-binding protein: MIEIRDIGKTFEAEAAVHNISLTIHKGSIFGLLGSNGAGKTTLLKMLAGIYRPDSGSITLEGQPVYENPTSKQRMIFLADQPYFFAQTSITQMATFYRSTYAHWSQERFEQLAPAFATIHRKRKLHRMSKGMQRQASLWLALSCKPDVLILDEPIDGLDPVMRRQVKNLLFQEVAERELTVVISSHNLREIEDMCDHVGIMHEGRLLLEKELDDLKSDTHKIQVAFRDERHEQAIGGLLDIVHREQRGSVGTYIIKGTVERITEVVQVYQPYVFDVLPMTLEEIFIYEMGDAGYALQPILL, from the coding sequence ATGATTGAGATTCGTGACATTGGTAAGACGTTTGAAGCCGAAGCAGCAGTACACAATATAAGCTTGACCATACATAAAGGTTCCATCTTTGGTCTGCTTGGCTCCAACGGGGCAGGCAAGACGACATTGTTAAAAATGCTGGCGGGTATTTATCGCCCTGATAGCGGTAGCATCACATTAGAGGGACAGCCGGTTTACGAAAATCCGACAAGCAAGCAGCGCATGATCTTTTTGGCGGATCAGCCTTACTTTTTTGCCCAGACGAGCATTACACAGATGGCAACCTTTTACCGCTCCACTTATGCCCATTGGAGTCAGGAGCGTTTTGAACAGCTGGCACCAGCTTTTGCCACTATTCATCGCAAGCGCAAATTGCATCGCATGTCTAAGGGGATGCAGCGTCAAGCGTCCTTATGGCTGGCTCTCAGCTGCAAACCGGATGTGCTTATTCTGGATGAACCGATTGACGGGCTGGACCCGGTCATGCGCCGACAGGTAAAGAATCTGCTGTTTCAAGAGGTCGCCGAACGCGAGCTAACCGTAGTGATCTCATCGCATAATCTGCGCGAGATCGAGGATATGTGCGACCATGTTGGTATCATGCACGAGGGACGATTGTTGCTGGAAAAAGAACTCGATGACCTCAAATCCGATACACACAAAATCCAAGTCGCTTTCCGCGATGAGCGTCACGAGCAGGCGATTGGTGGATTGCTGGACATTGTGCATCGCGAGCAACGGGGAAGTGTAGGCACGTATATTATCAAAGGCACGGTGGAGCGAATTACCGAGGTAGTGCAGGTGTATCAGCCGTATGTATTTGATGTACTGCCGATGACGCTGGAGGAGATATTTATTTATGAAATGGGGGATGCCGGTTATGCATTACAGCCGATACTTCTTTAA
- a CDS encoding response regulator transcription factor: MHTVLLVDDEPFALEGLELMIDWQSCGFQVEGSCTNGEEAIRYLQQSTPDLIVTDIRMPLMDGLELIRETRRLGNQSSMFVITSGYHDFEYARQAMQLGVSHYLLKPVIGPEVDEMLVAVGRQLEERSWRQLIRQTANQYALRQQFTLLLSREYAAVEMETELSMVQEWSDRHSMPHWSYLHIRTDAESAGQVRTLVSQFAATEHACHLVDDPQDADLFGLVKGWSSKEPKQVEELTERLRHRFGEALSDSVRLAMGSMVTDIAQLHQSWCSANHYAGLLFFDDVHTVHEREHEDQSMSFTKEALSAVTLIVELIENGDTERLQAELDSQFERFREERTVPELVSIFVTEAILRCVALHTELGGEEQQVLAAGELEHITCPHCRLGEIQQRLTDFCLRCQREIGLLQEAQTGGVQARVADFLRQHYTEGWTVRELAEKFYVHPVYLGQSFTRRYGVSILDFVHNLRIVEAERLLLDGSLTFCAIAEQIGYRSYSHFLKQFEKRTGCKPGDYCRLHGSETVREEP, encoded by the coding sequence ATGCACACGGTATTGTTGGTGGATGATGAGCCATTTGCATTGGAAGGCTTGGAACTGATGATCGATTGGCAGAGCTGCGGCTTTCAGGTGGAGGGCAGCTGCACGAACGGGGAGGAAGCGATTCGTTATTTGCAGCAATCGACGCCTGATCTGATCGTGACGGATATTCGAATGCCGCTGATGGACGGTCTGGAATTGATTCGGGAAACGCGCCGTCTTGGCAACCAATCCAGCATGTTTGTCATCACGAGCGGGTATCATGATTTTGAATATGCGCGTCAGGCGATGCAGTTGGGCGTATCGCATTATCTTTTAAAACCTGTTATTGGTCCTGAAGTGGACGAGATGCTGGTGGCGGTTGGGCGGCAACTAGAGGAACGCTCATGGCGACAGCTGATTCGTCAAACAGCGAACCAATATGCGCTACGTCAGCAGTTTACCTTGCTGCTATCCAGAGAATATGCTGCTGTTGAGATGGAAACGGAGCTATCGATGGTTCAAGAGTGGAGCGATAGACACTCTATGCCTCATTGGAGCTATCTACACATTCGTACAGATGCCGAAAGCGCTGGACAAGTGCGTACGCTCGTATCCCAGTTTGCTGCTACAGAGCATGCGTGCCATTTGGTGGATGATCCGCAGGATGCCGATCTGTTCGGGCTGGTCAAAGGCTGGTCGTCCAAGGAACCGAAGCAAGTCGAAGAACTGACGGAGCGGCTTCGTCATCGTTTTGGCGAAGCGTTGTCCGACTCGGTTCGTCTGGCTATGGGCAGTATGGTTACCGATATTGCACAGCTGCATCAATCATGGTGCAGTGCCAACCATTATGCTGGCTTGCTATTTTTTGATGATGTGCATACTGTGCATGAGCGAGAGCATGAGGATCAGTCTATGTCTTTTACAAAAGAAGCGCTCTCTGCTGTCACCCTTATTGTGGAGCTGATTGAGAATGGGGATACAGAGCGACTGCAAGCGGAGCTGGATAGTCAATTTGAACGGTTTCGAGAGGAACGAACCGTGCCGGAGCTGGTCAGTATCTTTGTAACGGAAGCGATTCTTCGCTGCGTGGCACTGCATACCGAGCTGGGCGGCGAGGAGCAGCAGGTACTAGCGGCGGGCGAGTTGGAGCATATTACGTGTCCTCATTGTCGACTGGGAGAGATTCAGCAGCGCCTGACTGACTTTTGCCTGCGCTGTCAGCGTGAAATCGGGCTGTTGCAGGAAGCGCAGACGGGCGGGGTACAGGCGCGAGTGGCTGACTTTTTGCGGCAGCATTATACCGAGGGTTGGACCGTGCGTGAACTGGCTGAGAAATTTTATGTTCATCCTGTGTATCTTGGACAATCATTTACACGTCGTTATGGGGTGAGCATTCTGGATTTTGTGCATAATCTGCGAATTGTCGAGGCGGAGCGTTTGCTGCTGGATGGTAGCTTGACCTTTTGTGCTATTGCGGAGCAGATTGGGTATCGAAGCTATTCGCATTTTCTAAAGCAGTTTGAAAAGCGGACTGGCTGCAAGCCCGGCGATTATTGCCGTCTGCATGGCAGTGAGACGGTACGAGAAGAACCCTAA
- a CDS encoding ABC transporter substrate-binding protein, protein MRKLKRRTLWSSISLALACSMALAGCSGDKSASDGSGPFTITAFISTPNQAPAADNRIYRQIQDELGVKLDMEFLVGDLQQKLGVMIAGGEYPDLITADPKLVSAGAVIPLEDLIEQNAPNLKKHYAKYWNRMKDASDGHIYWLPNYGAYQGEYQVNNYSGPAFWLQKDVLKEAGYPTPKTLDEYMKIIRDYAQKHPTIDGQPTIGFTTLASDWRTFPLFNPPEHLTGHPNEGGVVVDNGVAQVFADKDISKRYYKELNGLYNDNLMDKEAFVQNYDQYLAKISSGRVLGMFDQHWNFEPAETTLVSQQKNGKTYVGFPLVYDTSIKDHYLDRPVINLNNGFGISVNAKDPVKIIKFLDALMDDKYQKLLSWGEKDVDYKVDDKGKFYRTAEQRKQQEDPTWKLSNRAEAFYGAAPKFQGTYSDGNASDPGSQPDEFYASLKTEDRELLDAYGFKTWTDFFSPAPENAVYYPAWQIDLIDGSDASIANKQMTDTSLKYLPQAIMASKDQFDSVWQQYVDAYKNINIKAYEDRINEQIQWRIKNWSTE, encoded by the coding sequence ATGAGGAAATTGAAACGACGGACGCTATGGAGCTCCATTTCACTAGCGTTGGCTTGCAGCATGGCACTAGCAGGCTGTAGCGGGGACAAGTCGGCAAGCGACGGTTCCGGTCCATTTACGATTACGGCTTTTATTAGCACGCCGAATCAGGCACCTGCGGCAGATAATCGGATTTATCGCCAAATTCAGGATGAGCTGGGCGTCAAGTTGGACATGGAATTTCTAGTAGGCGATTTGCAGCAAAAGCTAGGCGTAATGATTGCAGGCGGAGAATACCCTGACCTGATTACCGCCGATCCAAAGCTGGTATCTGCGGGAGCCGTGATTCCATTGGAGGATCTAATCGAGCAGAATGCACCCAATTTGAAAAAGCATTATGCCAAGTATTGGAACCGGATGAAGGATGCCAGTGATGGTCATATTTATTGGCTGCCCAACTACGGTGCTTATCAAGGTGAATATCAGGTCAACAATTACTCCGGTCCAGCCTTCTGGCTGCAAAAGGATGTACTGAAGGAAGCTGGCTATCCAACGCCAAAAACGTTGGACGAATATATGAAAATCATTCGCGATTATGCGCAAAAGCATCCGACCATTGATGGACAGCCGACGATTGGCTTTACTACATTGGCGTCCGACTGGCGCACCTTCCCACTCTTCAATCCACCGGAGCATTTGACCGGTCACCCGAATGAGGGCGGCGTTGTGGTCGATAACGGCGTGGCACAGGTATTTGCCGATAAGGATATATCCAAGCGATATTACAAAGAATTGAATGGTTTGTACAATGACAATCTGATGGACAAGGAAGCCTTTGTACAGAATTATGATCAGTATTTGGCGAAAATCTCTAGCGGTCGTGTGCTCGGTATGTTCGATCAGCATTGGAACTTCGAGCCTGCTGAGACTACGCTAGTATCCCAGCAGAAAAATGGCAAAACATATGTGGGCTTCCCACTGGTATACGATACGAGCATCAAGGACCACTATCTGGATCGACCCGTAATCAACCTGAACAACGGCTTCGGCATCAGCGTGAATGCCAAGGACCCCGTCAAAATTATTAAGTTTCTAGATGCGCTCATGGATGATAAGTATCAGAAGCTGCTGTCTTGGGGCGAAAAAGACGTCGATTACAAGGTCGACGACAAGGGCAAATTCTATCGTACCGCTGAGCAGCGTAAGCAGCAGGAAGACCCAACTTGGAAGCTATCCAACCGCGCAGAAGCCTTTTATGGAGCGGCTCCTAAGTTTCAGGGAACGTACAGTGATGGCAATGCCAGCGATCCCGGCAGTCAGCCGGATGAGTTCTACGCTTCACTGAAGACGGAGGATCGCGAGCTGCTGGATGCGTATGGCTTCAAAACATGGACAGACTTCTTCTCACCTGCTCCTGAAAATGCCGTCTACTATCCTGCATGGCAAATTGATCTGATCGACGGCTCGGACGCCTCCATTGCGAACAAGCAAATGACAGATACGTCGCTCAAATATTTGCCGCAGGCGATTATGGCGAGCAAGGATCAGTTTGACAGTGTATGGCAGCAATATGTCGATGCGTACAAAAATATCAACATCAAGGCATACGAGGATCGCATCAACGAGCAAATTCAGTGGCGGATCAAAAATTGGTCGACCGAATAA
- a CDS encoding polyphosphate polymerase domain-containing protein: MYYPRTDLQYRHELKHYVNYHQYFMIRQRLKGILKQDTNANEAGEYLIRSLYFDDVNNTALHEKQGGVRDRVKYRIRIYNGSDRIIHFEKKIKMNEYIAKVKESITREMYDEMLKGNYDVFNIPEKPLLYEIYHAANNVLLRPKVIVDYVREAYTSPLGNVRITFDKYLKTGLNNVDIFDPQLAMVDAIDNKHFVLEVKYDEYLPDYIKTALQLEGLIRQSNSKYVICRKLGKENNWEDQ, encoded by the coding sequence GTGTATTATCCCCGAACGGATTTGCAATATCGTCATGAGCTGAAGCATTACGTCAATTATCATCAGTATTTTATGATTCGCCAGCGGCTCAAAGGCATCCTCAAGCAAGATACCAATGCCAATGAAGCCGGAGAATATTTGATTCGCAGCCTTTACTTTGATGATGTAAATAACACAGCACTGCACGAAAAGCAGGGCGGTGTGCGCGACCGTGTCAAATACCGAATTCGCATTTACAACGGTAGCGACCGCATCATCCATTTTGAGAAGAAAATCAAAATGAATGAATACATCGCCAAAGTAAAAGAGTCCATTACCCGCGAAATGTACGACGAGATGCTGAAAGGCAACTACGACGTATTCAATATTCCAGAAAAACCGTTGTTGTATGAAATTTATCATGCGGCGAACAATGTGCTGCTTCGTCCCAAAGTCATCGTCGATTATGTGCGTGAGGCGTACACATCGCCACTGGGCAATGTGCGCATCACCTTTGACAAGTATCTGAAAACTGGGCTGAACAATGTGGATATTTTCGATCCGCAGCTCGCCATGGTGGATGCCATCGACAACAAGCATTTTGTGCTGGAAGTGAAGTACGACGAGTATTTGCCGGATTATATCAAAACGGCATTGCAGCTTGAAGGACTGATCCGGCAATCGAATTCCAAATACGTCATCTGCCGCAAGCTCGGCAAAGAAAACAACTGGGAGGACCAATAA
- a CDS encoding sensor histidine kinase: protein MNHFGDRPRRKGTNSKRKWRLRMALPGVHRVNDIPLRYKFLLIYLLCVLLPIVAINLFFYQRNSEDIQIREQENVRKSMDRASGELLGMIDEAIALNHSIRMDDSIYRSLDRSYASPSAYYDEYYGFLRDKLTRYMSANITEVRIYTDNHTIQTGANYHVMNRVALDAQPWLARLKSSRSNITVSAYQEINGFSPGKRISIVSKMNTYPSYARYDKYSRVDLSMSKIYSVLNREQGSLQLRLVDNQDRVVAASGEDTRIGTALYANPHEVLDSAHSGYTIQRSLGDFNYVKGWTLIGTADTRRLDSLLDEAHRSILWLAIFSTVIPSLLIFIILRSYHYRVKKLSVHMEHIRHERFEPIDIQEGNDEVGELIRTFNVMTERIASLINDVYKLEIRQKSVELEQVRTELSMLQSQVNPHFLFNTLNALLVVCTKNGYTEVTGIIKNLSLMMRQLLSRADGLVTLEEELQFTLMYLQIEKFRFGDLFEYTLHIDPAARQQRIPRMSIQPLAENACKHGLQARKSGRCIDIVAKLNDSGLQVMVNDNGVGMPAERLDQLLECLHKDDGMEGHIGIRNVYRRLELFYDHEAEFVIHSDPEHGTQAGFRIPHTQLHAQGSLWNRESG, encoded by the coding sequence ATGAACCATTTTGGAGATCGACCTCGCCGTAAAGGGACGAATAGTAAGCGGAAATGGCGCTTACGGATGGCACTGCCCGGTGTTCATCGGGTGAACGATATACCGCTACGATATAAGTTTTTGCTGATCTATTTGCTCTGTGTGCTGCTGCCGATTGTGGCGATTAATTTATTCTTTTATCAGCGCAATTCGGAAGATATTCAAATTAGAGAGCAGGAAAATGTACGCAAATCGATGGATCGTGCCTCCGGTGAGCTACTTGGCATGATTGACGAGGCAATTGCGCTCAATCATTCCATTCGGATGGACGACTCCATTTATCGTTCGTTGGATCGCTCGTACGCTTCGCCTTCTGCTTATTATGACGAATATTACGGCTTTTTGCGGGACAAGCTAACCCGCTATATGTCGGCGAACATTACCGAGGTTCGCATTTATACGGACAATCATACGATCCAGACGGGCGCCAACTATCATGTAATGAATCGGGTGGCGCTAGATGCGCAGCCTTGGTTAGCACGTCTGAAAAGCAGCCGTAGCAATATTACGGTGAGCGCGTATCAGGAAATTAACGGATTCAGCCCGGGCAAACGCATCAGCATCGTCAGCAAAATGAATACGTATCCGTCGTATGCCCGATACGATAAATATTCGCGGGTCGATCTGTCGATGAGCAAAATCTACAGTGTGCTCAATCGGGAACAGGGCAGTTTGCAGCTACGGCTGGTAGATAATCAGGATCGTGTGGTTGCGGCAAGCGGTGAGGATACCCGCATTGGAACGGCTTTGTATGCCAATCCGCATGAGGTGCTGGATTCGGCGCATTCAGGCTATACCATTCAGCGAAGTCTGGGTGATTTTAATTATGTCAAAGGCTGGACGCTGATCGGTACTGCCGATACGCGTCGTCTGGATAGTTTGCTAGATGAAGCGCATCGTTCGATCTTATGGCTGGCAATCTTCAGCACTGTGATTCCATCGCTGCTCATTTTTATAATTCTGCGCTCGTATCATTATCGAGTCAAAAAGCTGTCTGTCCATATGGAGCATATCCGGCATGAGCGATTTGAGCCGATTGATATTCAGGAAGGAAACGATGAGGTCGGTGAATTGATTCGCACCTTTAACGTGATGACAGAGCGTATCGCGTCGCTCATCAATGATGTATACAAGCTGGAAATTCGGCAAAAAAGCGTAGAACTGGAGCAGGTGCGTACGGAATTATCGATGCTACAAAGTCAGGTCAATCCGCATTTTCTATTTAATACGCTCAATGCGTTGCTTGTTGTGTGTACGAAGAATGGCTATACCGAGGTGACAGGAATTATCAAAAATTTGTCGTTGATGATGCGGCAGCTGCTTAGTCGTGCAGATGGATTGGTCACATTGGAGGAGGAATTGCAGTTTACGCTGATGTACTTGCAGATTGAGAAGTTTCGGTTCGGCGATTTATTTGAATATACGCTTCATATCGATCCAGCAGCAAGACAGCAGCGTATTCCGCGCATGAGCATTCAACCACTAGCGGAAAATGCTTGCAAGCATGGTCTACAGGCGCGTAAAAGTGGGCGCTGCATCGACATTGTGGCAAAGCTGAATGATAGTGGATTGCAGGTGATGGTGAACGACAATGGTGTTGGCATGCCAGCCGAACGGTTGGATCAGCTGCTGGAATGTTTGCATAAGGATGACGGTATGGAAGGGCATATCGGTATTCGCAATGTGTATCGTAGGCTGGAATTGTTTTATGACCACGAAGCCGAGTTTGTAATTCACAGTGACCCAGAACACGGTACACAGGCAGGATTTCGTATCCCGCATACACAGCTGCATGCGCAAGGAAGCCTATGGAATAGAGAGTCTGGATAG
- a CDS encoding endo-1,4-beta-xylanase, with amino-acid sequence MKTSSAQSTGLAATFGQQFDIGAAVSAYTIHSQRELLTQQYNSLTAENEMKPILLQPEQGRYTFDDADAIANFARNHGMKLRGHTLVWHNQTPDWIFADGDGKADRATLLHRLREHMQTVMKRYEDIIYCWDVVNEAISDEEGEYLRQTPWLEGIGEDYIAEAFRLAHEVDPRALLFYNDYNESHPVKRDKICRLVRGLLEDGVPIHGIGLQAHWNIHDPSLDHIRAAIETYASLGLQLQITEMDVSVFAHDDRRTDLQAPTEEMLEQQALRYGEFFRVFREYADVITSVTFWGAADDYTWLDHFPVRGRRNWPLLFDEQHQPKRALEEVMRG; translated from the coding sequence ATGAAAACGTCATCCGCGCAATCGACAGGGCTTGCCGCTACGTTTGGGCAGCAATTCGATATTGGAGCGGCAGTCAGTGCGTATACGATCCACAGTCAGCGTGAATTGCTAACACAGCAGTACAACAGTCTGACCGCCGAAAACGAAATGAAGCCTATTCTCTTACAGCCAGAGCAAGGGCGGTATACCTTTGATGATGCCGATGCCATCGCGAATTTTGCCCGTAATCATGGGATGAAGCTGCGTGGTCATACGTTGGTCTGGCATAATCAGACGCCTGATTGGATCTTTGCCGACGGCGATGGCAAAGCGGATCGGGCGACGCTGCTGCACCGATTGCGAGAGCATATGCAGACCGTGATGAAGCGGTATGAGGATATTATTTACTGCTGGGATGTGGTGAATGAAGCAATCAGCGATGAAGAGGGAGAGTATTTGCGGCAGACGCCGTGGCTGGAAGGGATCGGTGAGGATTATATCGCAGAGGCGTTCCGATTGGCGCATGAGGTTGATCCGCGTGCGCTGCTCTTTTATAACGATTATAACGAGTCTCATCCGGTCAAGCGTGATAAGATTTGTCGTCTAGTGCGCGGGCTGCTGGAAGATGGCGTACCTATACATGGCATTGGCTTGCAGGCGCATTGGAATATCCATGATCCGTCGCTGGATCATATTCGCGCCGCCATTGAAACGTATGCTTCGCTCGGCTTGCAGCTGCAAATTACCGAAATGGATGTATCCGTATTTGCACATGACGACCGACGTACCGATTTGCAAGCGCCGACCGAGGAAATGCTGGAGCAGCAGGCGCTACGCTACGGCGAGTTTTTCCGAGTGTTTCGTGAATATGCCGATGTGATTACTAGCGTGACATTCTGGGGAGCCGCCGACGATTATACATGGCTGGATCATTTTCCGGTTCGAGGTCGTCGCAATTGGCCCCTGCTGTTCGATGAACAGCATCAGCCGAAGCGGGCGTTGGAAGAAGTCATGCGCGGATAA
- a CDS encoding carbohydrate ABC transporter permease, which produces MKSKSPQLEPIVFHTFNAVLMILIAIVTLYPFMNTLAISLNAGNDTIRGGIYLWPREWTWQNYRAVFAGGTIFNAFLISVARTVIATVVSLFLTSMLAYTLSRKEYVFRKSITIIVVMTMYFNAGLIPYYFLIRDLHLLNNFLVYIIPGLVSAFNMIVIRTYIQTLPEGLIESAKIDGAGDFRTFISIILPLCQPVLATVALFIAVGQWNSWFDTFLFASSKQELSTLQFELMKLLSSSMNSNSSAAVSNGADPNALQSMVTPVSIRAAITIVASLPILIVYPFLQKYFVHGLQLGSVKE; this is translated from the coding sequence ATGAAAAGCAAGTCGCCACAGCTGGAGCCGATTGTATTTCATACGTTCAATGCGGTGCTGATGATCCTGATTGCGATTGTCACGCTGTATCCATTTATGAATACGCTGGCAATATCACTCAATGCCGGTAATGATACGATTCGGGGCGGCATTTATTTATGGCCGCGCGAATGGACGTGGCAAAATTACCGTGCTGTCTTTGCAGGTGGCACGATCTTTAACGCCTTTCTGATTTCGGTAGCGAGAACAGTCATTGCCACCGTGGTCAGTCTATTCTTAACATCGATGCTTGCCTATACACTCAGCCGCAAAGAATATGTATTTCGCAAATCGATTACGATCATTGTCGTCATGACCATGTATTTCAATGCTGGTCTGATTCCGTATTATTTTCTGATTCGGGATCTGCATCTTCTGAATAATTTCCTCGTGTATATTATTCCGGGGCTGGTCAGTGCCTTCAACATGATCGTCATCCGCACGTATATTCAGACATTGCCGGAAGGCTTGATCGAATCCGCCAAAATTGACGGTGCTGGTGATTTCCGAACCTTTATATCGATCATCTTACCGCTCTGTCAGCCGGTGCTGGCTACGGTAGCATTGTTCATTGCGGTAGGGCAGTGGAACTCTTGGTTTGATACGTTTTTATTTGCTTCATCCAAGCAGGAATTGAGCACATTGCAATTTGAATTGATGAAGCTGCTGTCCTCTTCGATGAATTCCAATAGCAGTGCTGCCGTATCGAACGGAGCAGATCCGAATGCGCTACAGAGCATGGTCACGCCGGTATCGATCCGTGCAGCGATTACGATTGTTGCCTCGTTGCCGATCCTGATCGTTTATCCGTTTTTGCAAAAGTACTTTGTCCATGGATTACAGCTGGGCAGTGTGAAGGAATAA
- a CDS encoding GntR family transcriptional regulator: MFELDIRSRKPIYEQLMDKIKELIVYGVLKPDEQLPSVRSLSAQLTVNPNTIQKAYRELEREGYIYSQAGKGSFVSPSQHQPNAAQMAEMKERLLKLFAEAIYLGFTESDMEKLYKQAMEEQGREQDD; encoded by the coding sequence ATGTTTGAACTGGATATACGTAGCCGCAAGCCGATTTACGAACAGCTGATGGACAAGATCAAGGAGCTGATCGTATACGGTGTACTCAAGCCGGATGAGCAGCTGCCGTCCGTGCGTTCACTGTCCGCCCAACTGACGGTGAATCCGAATACGATTCAAAAGGCGTACCGGGAACTGGAGCGGGAAGGCTATATTTATTCGCAGGCAGGCAAAGGCAGCTTTGTCTCGCCGTCTCAGCATCAGCCTAATGCGGCGCAGATGGCAGAGATGAAGGAACGACTGTTGAAGCTGTTTGCCGAAGCGATCTATCTGGGATTTACCGAATCGGATATGGAGAAGCTGTACAAGCAAGCGATGGAAGAACAAGGGAGGGAGCAGGATGATTGA
- a CDS encoding GNAT family N-acetyltransferase, producing MQHSLHSSSIRIAIVPVEQVWQLRHEVMWPDRELDYVKLADDDAGTHYGLFIDDDHDQPVSVISLFVQGSEAQFRKFATRTSHQGNGYGSRLLDYIVQEAARLGVSRLYCNARTEKTAFYETFGLQPTTNTFQKGGKSYVIMERWMQQAD from the coding sequence ATGCAGCATTCTCTACATTCCTCATCTATTCGTATTGCAATTGTGCCTGTTGAACAGGTATGGCAGCTGCGGCATGAAGTGATGTGGCCCGACCGCGAGCTGGATTATGTGAAGCTGGCAGATGATGATGCCGGTACACATTACGGTTTGTTTATTGACGACGATCATGATCAACCCGTATCGGTCATTTCCCTGTTTGTGCAGGGCAGCGAAGCCCAATTTCGCAAATTCGCCACTCGGACATCGCATCAAGGCAATGGATATGGTAGTCGCCTGCTAGATTACATCGTACAGGAAGCAGCGCGTCTTGGCGTATCCCGTCTGTATTGCAATGCGCGAACAGAAAAAACCGCCTTTTATGAAACGTTTGGGCTTCAACCCACAACGAACACGTTTCAAAAAGGCGGCAAATCGTATGTGATTATGGAGCGCTGGATGCAACAAGCTGACTGA